One part of the Salinivirga cyanobacteriivorans genome encodes these proteins:
- a CDS encoding exonuclease domain-containing protein, translating into MNYVITDIETTGGNARREKITEIAIYKFNGNEIVDELNTLVNPERHIPQQIQQLTGITNDMVADAPRFYEIAKRVVEITKDCVFVAHNAAFDYNFIQHEFKALGYEYQREYLCTVKLSRKLMPGLPSYSLGILAEHLGLQIENRHRASGDALATVELFKKLLDKHDGDDLADVELSEVLKGINANLDKQTLKKLPEYTGVYYFLDDQDLPIYIGKSVNIKKRIYSHFSNKRSVRAIEMKSRIAKIDYEVTGSELIALLYEAAEVKHHMPHYNRLLRRSVFTWGLFTFTDEAGYINLTLKRNSAKSGDAIVLFNNKKEGEKYLHKQIEHYQLCQKLCGVYKSASGCFHQQIGLCHGACIGMEPPVDYNRRVESLIEQTSIPNNSYFLIDKGRSAAEKAVVKIEHGVYKGFGFAEKNLTGSIEDLHNVIKPYDDNKDVRSILRSFINRKHYEQLIYFNAE; encoded by the coding sequence ATGAACTACGTTATAACCGATATTGAAACCACCGGAGGCAATGCCCGGAGAGAGAAAATAACTGAAATTGCCATATATAAATTTAACGGCAATGAAATAGTCGATGAGCTTAACACGCTGGTAAATCCTGAGCGACATATTCCACAACAGATTCAGCAACTTACAGGCATTACAAATGATATGGTAGCTGATGCGCCACGCTTTTATGAAATAGCCAAAAGAGTTGTAGAAATTACAAAGGATTGCGTTTTTGTGGCACACAATGCCGCTTTTGATTACAATTTTATACAACATGAATTTAAAGCTCTCGGTTACGAATACCAGCGCGAATACCTCTGTACGGTTAAACTAAGCAGAAAACTCATGCCCGGCCTCCCCTCCTACAGCCTCGGAATACTCGCAGAGCATCTGGGATTACAAATTGAAAACCGACACAGAGCTTCCGGCGATGCATTGGCAACAGTGGAACTATTTAAAAAGCTGCTCGACAAACATGATGGTGATGACCTTGCAGATGTAGAATTATCTGAAGTTTTAAAAGGTATAAATGCCAACCTTGACAAACAAACATTGAAAAAATTGCCCGAATATACAGGAGTATATTATTTTCTCGATGACCAGGATCTGCCCATTTATATTGGCAAAAGCGTTAATATAAAAAAACGCATTTACTCACATTTTTCCAACAAGCGATCGGTACGAGCCATAGAGATGAAATCGCGCATTGCTAAAATCGATTATGAAGTTACAGGTAGTGAACTCATTGCTTTGCTTTATGAAGCAGCAGAAGTAAAACATCACATGCCACACTACAACCGATTATTGCGGCGCTCTGTTTTTACCTGGGGTTTATTCACTTTTACCGATGAAGCCGGATACATAAACCTTACACTCAAAAGAAACAGTGCTAAAAGTGGAGATGCAATCGTACTATTCAACAATAAAAAAGAAGGTGAAAAGTATCTGCATAAACAAATTGAGCATTACCAACTATGTCAAAAGTTGTGCGGTGTATATAAATCAGCCTCTGGCTGTTTTCATCAGCAAATCGGATTGTGTCACGGAGCCTGCATTGGTATGGAACCACCAGTAGATTATAACCGCCGGGTGGAATCACTGATCGAGCAAACCAGTATTCCAAACAATTCATATTTTCTGATTGACAAAGGCCGGAGTGCTGCCGAAAAGGCTGTAGTTAAAATAGAGCATGGCGTTTACAAAGGTTTTGGCTTCGCAGAAAAAAACCTCACGGGTAGCATTGAAGATTTACATAATGTAATAAAGCCCTATGACGACAACAAAGATGTGCGCAGTATATTGCGAAGTTTTATAAATCGCAAGCACTATGAGCAACTCATATATTTTAATGCTGAATGA